A stretch of DNA from Micromonospora peucetia:
GCCGGGCTTCAGGTAGACCGTCTTCGGGTGGGTGATGCTGCGGCGCGGGCCGTACTCGGTCTTCACGCTGTCCCAGATCTTGGTGCTCCAGATCGACACCGTGATCGAATTCGACGTGTAGGAAGTGTCGATCAGGAGGCCGTGCTCGGTGTTGTTGCGGAACTTGAAGTCCAGGTCCGGCCAGAAGATGGTCGACTCGATGACCGCCGGGTACCGGCTGAACCAGTACGAGTGCGGTTTGTGCTCGACGTCCTCCAGCCCGGCGTAGTAGGTCGCGTTGAACAGCGTGGTGGTGAACTGCGAGGTGCCGCCGCCCACACCGGGGACCAGCTTGCCGTCGAGGATCACCGGCGCGTCCCGGTAGCCCTGGGCGTAGCCGCGCTCGCCGGTGTGCCCGTTGAGCGAGAACGTCTCGCCGGGCTGCACCACCGTGCCGTCCACGTCCTTCGCGATGGTGACGATGTTCTGGCTGCGCGGCGAGGAGAGCCCGCCGGTGAACCGGGTGGTGAAGGTGGAGACCCGCTCCGTGATGCCCAACCCGGACAGCTTTTCCGCCGTCAGCTCGGGCTCCGCCGGCTTCAGCTCGCCGGTGACCTTCCGGTCGTCCGCCTTCGGCAGGACGGCGAGCAGGTCGCGGCCGAGGGCCGCGCTGTCGAGCTGCTGCCCGGGCTTGCCGTCGACGATCTTCGGCTTGCCGCCGGAGATGGTCATCTGGGCGTCCTTCGGCGGCACCTCGACCGTGGCCAGGTCGTCGCCGAGCGCGGAACGCAACCGCTTGACGTCGACCTGCGGGGTTAGCTTGCCGGCCTTGTCGGCGGTGAACCGGAGGCTGCTCGCGATCGCCTTCGGCGGGATCCGCACCGAGCCCTTGCCGGTGGTCAGCGTGACCGGCGCGGCGACGGCCGGCTTCGCCAGCTCGGCCACCAGCCGGTCCACCTCCTCGGCGGTGGTCGCCGGGTGCGTCTCGACCAGAGGCACGGTCACCGGCTGGCCGCCGAGCCAGCCCTCCCGCATCACCTGCGCGGAACGCTCCGGATCCAGCGCGAAGCTCGGCTTCGGGTGCACTGCCTTCGGCGTGGTGCCCTTCCAGGTGATCGCCGGCATGGTCATCTTCCGGCCCTGGTCGCCGACGATCTTCTCGAGGGCGGCGTCGAGCCGCGCCGTGTCCACGGTCACCACCGGCTGCACCGCCCGGGACCCGACGAGCCGGTCGACCGCGTGCGCCTCGGCCTCGGTCGCCGCCGCCACGGTGGCGTCGACGTCGACCGTCAGGCCGACGGCGGTCGGGTCGATCGTGGCGGTCCGCTCGCCGACGCGTACCGACAGCGGGGCGGCGAGAGCGGTGGCGCGGCGGTCGAGCTCCGCCCGCAGCTCCCGGGCGGCGTCCGTGCGGCTCCGGCCGCCGAGCTCCGCGCCGAGCACCGTCGTCCCGCGCGGCACGTCACCGGCGTACGCGAAGGCGCTCACCCCCGCCACGGAGGCCAGCACCGCCGTGGCGACCCCGGAGGCCAGCAGCAGGCGGAACCGACGGGACCGTGGCCGGCCCGCCGGCGCGACCGGCTCCGGTTCGTCACCAGGCCAGGTCACCGCCGTGACCTGCACGGTCGGCCGGTCGTCGGCGGGTGGAGTCTTCTCGCCGTACAGCGTCACGGTCACCTCGATCGGACGTGCCAAAACGGGGGGAGCACGCCTCCGCCCGGAAGACACCTACGGTAACCGGCGTCCCGGCGGGGCGGCAGCCTGCGCCCCACCGTCGCGTCACGGCGTGTCGCCCGGCGTGTCGGGGGACACCGGGCGGTCGCCGGCCGGGACGGCGGGCATGGCACGGTAAGGACATGCGAGCGGACGAGGCGGTCCTGGCGTACGGGGGCGGTTGGCTGGACCGGGCGGGGGGCGTGCGTACCGACCCGGAACGGGTCGCCGTGCTGCTGGCCGACCCGGCGAGCACCCTGCTGCCGCTCTGGCGGGACCGCTGCCTGGTAGCCGGGGACGTGCCGGTGCGGCTGGCCGGGGACCCGGCGGCCAAGGCGCTCGCCGTCGCCGACGAGACCGTCTTCCTGGGCATGGACGAGGGCTCGGCCGTCTTCGCCGTGGACCTCTCCGGGCTGCCCGAGGCCGCCGCCGTCGAGGTCGCGGAGGCGAGCGCCGCTGTGGACGTCCGGGCGCTGGTCGGCCGGCTCGACCCGGCCGGGGCGGCTGTCCAGGCGTACGCCCGGGGGCTGCTGCACTGGCACCGGCAGCAGCGCTTCTGCGGCACGTGCGGGGCGTCGACCGTCGCCCGGGGCGGCGGACACGTCCGGTCGTGCGCGCGGGCGGACTGCGGCCGGCTCCTGTTCCCCCGGATCGAACCGGCGGTCATCGTGCTGATCGAGGCGCCCGGGGCCCCGGAGCGCTGTCTGCTGGCCCGGCACGCGGGGGCGCCCGAGGGGGCGTACTCGACGCTCGCCGGCTTCGTCGAGGTGGGTGAGAGCCTGGAGGACGCCGTCCGGCGGGAGATGGCCGAGGAGGCCGGGGTGACGTTGACCGACGTGGCGTACGTGGGGTCGCAGGCATGGCCGTTCCCGGCCGGCCTGATGGTCGGCTTCCGGGCCACCGCAGCGTCCGAGCAGGTGCGGGTGGACGGCGAGGAGTTGCTGGAGGCGCGCTGGTTCACCCGCGACGAGCTGCGCGAGCGGGCTGCCGCCGGCCGCCCCCTCGGCCGCCCCGACTCCATCGACCACCACCTCCTGCACTCCTGGCTTGCCGCCGGCCCCTGACCGTCCCCCCCCGCCATGTTTTGCGCGATCTTGCACTTGTTGCCCCGAAGTTTCGGACTTTCAGGGCATCTTGCGGGCGCATAGTGCAAGATCGGCGGACCGTTCAGAGGGTGCCGTCGGCGGACCTACGGGGCGGTGGTGTCGGGGGGCGGCTGGGGGCGGGGGCGCGGAAGGTCAGCCAGGCCATGACCGTGGCTGTCAGGACGGCGGTGGCGAGCGCGCAGACGAGGACGCCCTCGACCGTGCGCGGTGCGACGAGCAGAGCGGCCCCGGCAAGGCCGGCGGCGGCCACCCACAGCGGCGCGGCCGGCCACCGGGCACCCGTCGCCACCCGGTCGTTTACCAGCATGAACACCACCGCGTAGAGGGCGCCTACGGCGGCGAAGAGTGGTGCCGCACCGGCCAGGTGCAGGTAGCCCGCGCCACCGGCGAGGCGGAACGCCAGCTCGCCGGCGAGCGCGGAGGCGCCGACGAGGACCGTGCCGCAGGCCAGGATCAGCGCCAACGCGGCGAACCGGGCCCGCCGGTCGCCCTGGGCGAGCCGGGGCAGCACCAGCACGGTGACCACCTGGGGCGCCCAGAGCGCGCCCTTGGTGAGTACCGAGCCGACCGCGTACCCGCCGGAGGCGTCGCCGGGGAGCAGCTGCCGGGCGAGGATCAGGTCGGCGTACGAGATGGTGAGCATCGCCAGCGACGCGCCGCACGCCGTCATGACGTGCCGGGCGGTCAGCCGGCGGTCCACCGCGGCGGCCGGGGTGCCGGCGGCCGGGACCGGCGCGGCGGGGCGGCCCGGGCGGGCGAGACGGGCCAGCAGGGGCAGGACGGCCAGCCCGGTGAGCGTGGCGAGCAGCAGGCAGGCGACCGGCCCTCGGCCGAGGGCCAGCCCGAGGACGAGCCCGCCGTAGCGGCCGGCGGCGAGCACGGTCATCGCGGCGGCGAGGCGCAGGAACCGCTGGTCGCCCTGGAGCTCGCCGAGCCACCGGCCGGCCAGCACGGTGGCGAAGGTGGTCGCCGCGAGCAGCAGGGTCAGCGCCACCGGCAGCCGGAGCGCCGCGCTGAGCACCGGTGCGGCCAGCGCCGTGACCCCGGCGGTGAGCGCGGCGGTGCGCAGCGCCAACCGGGCGGTGCCGCCGGTGCCCCAGCGGGCACGGTGCGCGGCCACCGCGATCTGGAGGCCGAAGCCGGGCACCGCCGCGATCGCGGCGAGGGCGAGCACCGTGGCCAGCGCGCCCAACTCGGCGGCGGCCAGCCGGCGGGCCCCGAGGACCGGGACCAGGTAGGCCAGCGCGTTGGTCAGCATGGTGGCGACGGTGACGGCGGCACCCGCCGCGCCGATCCGGATGGCTCCGGTGCCCCGAGCCGGGCCGACCTCCCCACCGCCGGGCGGCACCGGCTCCGCGGCTGTCCGGGGCTCGTCGGCGGTCACTCGGGTTTCGGGGTCGGGTTGCCGATCGAGATCTCGTTCGTGCAGAGCGTCATGTCCGTGCCGGTCACGGTCAGCTCCACCGCGTCCCCGCCACCGCTGATCTCGAAGAACCGCTGGTTCAGCCCCTTCTTGACGGGGAAGGTGTGGCTGCCCTTGCCGAGCCGCAGCACGGCGGTCCCGTCGGCGGAACTGAGATAGCCGATGCGCACGATCCAGAACCAGTCGTCGCGGGGTGTTGCCAACGGCATCCGCACGGTCTGTCCTGCGGCGACCAGGTAGCCGCAGCCCTCCTGCGGGCCGGGCCTGATGCTGCTGCCCTGGATGGTCGCCACCTGGATCCGCCCCAGTCCGTCCAGCACGGACGCGTTCTCCGTCTCGTGCACGAACTCGGGTCGGGCGCCGACGGCGGCGAAGAACCGGGACTGGAGGTTGTACGGCCAGGAGAGGCTCGGCACCACGCCGTCCGGGACCGGGGTGTCGAAGAAGACCGTGCCGGGCGGGGCGCTGGCCAGCTCGATGCGGGCGGTGTCGAGATAGGAGCGGCCATACTTGAGCGCCCACTCGTCGCTGTAACGGGAGGTGGTCCACACCGTTCCGAACATGGCAACCACCACGAGCACGAGAAGGCCGGAGGTCACCACCTCCCGATACCTCTCGGGCACCGGGCCCAGCAGGTCCGGACGGGAGGGATCCGGACGGTGTTCCGCTCCGGGGCCGGTCGGCGCCTTGGTGCGGACGACGTCAGCGACCGCGCGGGGCGGGCGCGGGGAGCGGGACGCGGGGCGTGAGGAGCGGGACGCGGGGCGCGGGGCGGCGCCGGCCGGCGCCGGCCGGGCGATTCCCACCAGGGCGACACCGACGCAGATCGCGGCGACCACCACGACGTCGCTGACGTACCGGGGCACGCCGCCGGCGATGGCGCTGAAGACCGAGCCGAGGCGGGTGGCGCCGAGCAGCGCGGCGACGAGGATCAGGTAGCACCCCAGCAGCACCCAGGCCCGGCTGGCCGTACGGTCCCGCCGGATGGTCAACACGACCAGTGCGGCGAACACCGCCCAGGCGATCCAGCGTCCCAACTCGGGCGGCGCGACCACCGGCGCACCGTCCCCCGCGCCCAGCCAGCCCCAGGGACCACCCAGCAGTCCCGGCACGAGGGTCGAGCCGAACAACTCGGTGAGGAATGACAGGAGCTCTCCCGGCGACTCCGGGCGGCGCAGGGACGACTCGGAGCGGACGAGGTACACCGAGGCGAAGGCGCCGACCAACGCGGTCAGCGTCAGCCAGGAGGGCCACCATCGGCGCAGTGCGGTCAGCACCGCGCGCACCGGACCGCCGTCGGTGAAGAAGCAGACGGTGAACAGGAAGACCAGCGGTACGACCAGCAGGGTCTTCTCGAAGAACAGCAGGCCGAGCAGGACGGACAGCGCCAGCGACAGCAGATGCCGCTTCCGGCCGGTGCGGACGTACTTGAGCTGGGCACCGAGGGCGAGCACCATGGCCAGTTGCATGGGCAGCATGTTCGCCCCGACCGCCCACCAGGAGGTCGCCTCCAGGGTCAGCGGGCTGAACAGGAACATTCCCAGCGGAACGAGCATCAGGCGGCTCGGTCGCAGCAACGTGCGCAGCAGCCGGTAGAAGGCCACCGCGAGCACGGCCTGGCCGGCGGCCATCAGCAGCACGTACGGCCAGTAGGTGAGCCCGAAGGAATCGGTGATCAGCCAGGTCAGCAGGCGACCACCCGGCATGAAGTGGTTGTTGTACAGGGTGAGCAGGAAACCTGGCGTGAGGTCGGACTCGGTGGACTGCGTGATCAGCACGTAGTCGTCGGCGCCCAGATAGCCGCGCGAGGCGATCTGCGCACGCCACAGCACGCTCAACACGATCATTGCGATGGCGACGGACCGGGTCGGATCGCGCCTCAGTCCGCCGGCTCCGCCACGCGTCGTGTCCACCCCGTCTGTCGATGCCATGGCGGGAAGACTGCCACACCGCCGAGGGGTGCTCCCATCAGGTCAACGGATGGTTCGGGTGCCGCGCGGGGCCCGCGTACAGTGGCCGCCACCAGCGCGGCGGTCGTCGTGCCCGGACAGTGGTGAGGTCGAGCGGGATGCGCGAACGGCTGGTGCCGCACGGCGCGGCCGCCGCCGTGACGGCGGTGGTGCTCGCCCCGCTGGCCCTGCCCGGATACGTGCTCCGCTACGACATGGTCTTCGTGCCCCGGCAGGCGCTGAGCTGGGAGGCGATCGTCCCGGCCTCGGCGCTGCCCCGGGCCGTCCCGCAGGACGCGGTGGTCGCGCTGGCCAGTCAGGTGGTGCCCGGCTGGCTGCTGCAACGGCTGGTGCTGGTCGCGATCCTGTACCTCGCCGCGCTGGGCGCCGCCCGGCTGGTGCCGACCGACCGGGTCGCGGTCCGGGCGGTGGCCGCCGTCGGGTACGCCTGGACGCCGTACCTCGCCGAGCGGCTGCTCGTCGGGCAGTGGGGGCTGCTGGTCGCGTACGCCGCGCTGCCGTGGTTGGTGCGGGCGGCGCTCGACGTGCGGGCGGGCCGGCCCGGTGGGCTGCGCCGGCTGCTGCTCGCGGCGGCGGCGTCGGCGATCACGCCGACCGGTGGGGTACTCGCCCTGGTGGCGGTCGCGGTGCTGCTGCCCGGACGGTATCCGGCGGCCGTCCGGTCGACGTCGCTGGGCGTGGGGCTGACGCTGCTGCTCAACGCGCCGTGGCTGGTGGCCGGCCTCGCCAGCGGCGGTGCCGGCCGGTCCGATCCGGCCGGGGTGGCGGCGTTCGCGGCGCGCGCGGAGAACTGGGCCGGCCCGCTGGCGGCGCTCGCGGGCACCGGCGGGATCTGGAACGCGCAGACCACCCCCGCGTCCCGGGCGGTGGTGCTGGTGCCGTTGGCCACCGCGCTGCTGCTCGCCGTGGCCGGGTACGGCTTCCCGCTGCTGCGCCGGCGCTGGCCGCCGTCGGTCGCCGGCCGGTTCGGTCTGCTCGCCGCCGGTTCGTGGCTGGCGGCGGCGCTCGGGGTGCTGCCCGGCGGCGCGGACCTGCTCGGCTGGCTGGTCGCCACCGTGCCCGGCGCCGGCCTGGCCCGGGACGGCCAGAAGCTGCTGGTGCCGTACGCGCTGGCACTGGCGGTGGCCGGCGCGCTCGGCGCGGAGCGGCTCGCGCAGCGGCTCGCGGCCCGCTTCGACGCGACGACCGCCGGAGCGGTGCTGGTCGGCGCTGCGCTGCTGCCGGTGGCGCTCCTGCCCGACCTGGCCTTCGGCGGCGCCGGCCGGCTCCGGCCGGTGGCCTGGCCGGCGGACTGGGCGACGGTGGCCCGGCTGACCGCCGAGCGGCCCGGCGAGGTGATCTCGCTGCCGTTCCAGGAGTACCAGAGCTTCCCCTGGAACCACGGCCAGGTGGTGATCGACCCGGCGCCCCGCTATCTCGCCGTGCCGGTGCTCATCGACGACACACTGCGGGTGGGTGGGCTGGCGGTGGCCGGCGAGGACGCGCGTGCCGCGCGGGTGCGGGAGGTGCTCGCCGCCGGTGCGCCGCTGTCGACCACGGGCGCGCGGTGGGTGCTGGTGCAGCGGGCGGCCGGCCCGGCCCCGGCCCCGACGGCGCTGACCGGGCTGCGCAGCGTCCACGCGGGACCGGAGCTGACCCTCTACGAGAACCCCGACTGGTCGCCGCCGCCCGCACCGGCCCGGCCCGGGCCGGTGGGACTGGCCCACCTGTTGACCGGAACGGTGGTGATGGTGATCGTTCTTTCGGGCGCTGCGCGGGGACGCTACCGCGTGGTAGCGTCCCGGCACGCGAGTCCCGCGGAAGGAGAAGGTGGATGAGGAACCTGCCCGCGTTCGTCGCCGTCGGGGTACTCGGGGTCGTGCTCGGCCTGCTCGGGAGCGTCGGACTGGCGAATGCGCTCAGCCCGTCCGCCAAGGAGGCCGCCAACACCAAGGTGAGTGAGCAGGGGACCGAGGCTCCGCTGTACGGCACGCGCTGAACCACACGATGAAGGGCACCCGCCGAGGCGGGTGCCCTTCTCATCGTTCCCGGGTCACCTACGGGCGGCCACCCGCGTCACCAGGCGGGCGAAGCGCGCCCCGGTCGCCGTCCAGGTGAAACGGGACGCGTGGACCAGCGCGGCCTCGCCCATCGCCTTGCGCCGCACGTCGTCGGCCAGCAGTTCGCGGACGACGGCGGTGAACTCCGCCTCGTCGTCGACGAGCAGGCCGGTCTCGGTGTCGACCATCGCCTCGGCGACGCCGCCCGCATAGCGGAAGGCCACGGTCGGGGTGCTCCGGGCGGCGGCCTCCACGATGGTCAGTCCCCAGCCCTCCTTGAGCGAGGGGGTGAGCGCGATCCACGCCGACGAGAGCGCCGCGTGCTTCTCCTCCTCGCTGATGAAGCCGGTGAACCGGACATGGCCCGCGATGCCGAGCGATTCGGCCAGTTCCCGTAGCGGCTGCTCCCACCAGCCCTGGCCGGCCACCACCAGCTCCAGGTCGGGCAGTTCGGCGACCAGTTCGGCCACCGTGCGCAGGGCGATCTCCACCCGCTTGTGCGGCACCAGCCGGCCGAGCACCAGCAGCGACGGGTGCGGCGTGCGCGGCAGCGCCGGGCCGGTCACCGGAGGCGTCCCGTTGGGCACCACGTCGATCCGTTCCGCGTCCACCCCGAGGGCGGCCAGCTCCGTCCGGCTCGCCTCGGACACCGTCACGTAGCGGCAGCGGCGGTAGAGCCGGACCGCCAGCCACGACTCGATCCACCAGCCCAGCCGGGCCATCCGCGGGCCGAAGACCACCGGCCACTGCTCTCGATGCACGTGGTGCACCAGGGTGAGCACGGGGCGGCCGGCGTAGAGCGGGGCGAAGAACGGCACCCCGTTGCAGACGTCGACGACCACGTCAGGCCGGCCGGGACCGCGCCGGCTCAGCGGACCGAATCCGAGCCGGCCGGCCACGCAGGTCAGCGCCGCCCGGGCGTAGACCGTCATCCGGGAGCCGCGCCGCAGCACGCGTACGCCCTCGGGTGTGGTCTCGGCCGGGCCGCCGTTGGCATGCGCGGCGCAGAGCAGGGTGACCCGGTGGCCGGCGGCGACGAGTTGGGCGGCGATGCGCTCGATGTATACCTCGGAGCCGCCGCCCTCCGGGTTGGTCGTGTCACGCCAGTTGAGGAACAGGACGTGGCGCGAGAGGGTGTCGGAGTTGTCCACGCTGCTCCTACCGACGAGTAAGTGAGCACGATCGCGCCACC
This window harbors:
- a CDS encoding polysaccharide biosynthesis protein, translating into MPPGGGEVGPARGTGAIRIGAAGAAVTVATMLTNALAYLVPVLGARRLAAAELGALATVLALAAIAAVPGFGLQIAVAAHRARWGTGGTARLALRTAALTAGVTALAAPVLSAALRLPVALTLLLAATTFATVLAGRWLGELQGDQRFLRLAAAMTVLAAGRYGGLVLGLALGRGPVACLLLATLTGLAVLPLLARLARPGRPAAPVPAAGTPAAAVDRRLTARHVMTACGASLAMLTISYADLILARQLLPGDASGGYAVGSVLTKGALWAPQVVTVLVLPRLAQGDRRARFAALALILACGTVLVGASALAGELAFRLAGGAGYLHLAGAAPLFAAVGALYAVVFMLVNDRVATGARWPAAPLWVAAAGLAGAALLVAPRTVEGVLVCALATAVLTATVMAWLTFRAPAPSRPPTPPPRRSADGTL
- a CDS encoding VanW family protein; translated protein: MTVTLYGEKTPPADDRPTVQVTAVTWPGDEPEPVAPAGRPRSRRFRLLLASGVATAVLASVAGVSAFAYAGDVPRGTTVLGAELGGRSRTDAARELRAELDRRATALAAPLSVRVGERTATIDPTAVGLTVDVDATVAAATEAEAHAVDRLVGSRAVQPVVTVDTARLDAALEKIVGDQGRKMTMPAITWKGTTPKAVHPKPSFALDPERSAQVMREGWLGGQPVTVPLVETHPATTAEEVDRLVAELAKPAVAAPVTLTTGKGSVRIPPKAIASSLRFTADKAGKLTPQVDVKRLRSALGDDLATVEVPPKDAQMTISGGKPKIVDGKPGQQLDSAALGRDLLAVLPKADDRKVTGELKPAEPELTAEKLSGLGITERVSTFTTRFTGGLSSPRSQNIVTIAKDVDGTVVQPGETFSLNGHTGERGYAQGYRDAPVILDGKLVPGVGGGTSQFTTTLFNATYYAGLEDVEHKPHSYWFSRYPAVIESTIFWPDLDFKFRNNTEHGLLIDTSYTSNSITVSIWSTKIWDSVKTEYGPRRSITHPKTVYLKPGPTCIPASGSQGFTQDAFRVIKKDGKVVKREKFSWRYSAEPRFICGPEPS
- a CDS encoding glycosyltransferase family 4 protein, which translates into the protein MDNSDTLSRHVLFLNWRDTTNPEGGGSEVYIERIAAQLVAAGHRVTLLCAAHANGGPAETTPEGVRVLRRGSRMTVYARAALTCVAGRLGFGPLSRRGPGRPDVVVDVCNGVPFFAPLYAGRPVLTLVHHVHREQWPVVFGPRMARLGWWIESWLAVRLYRRCRYVTVSEASRTELAALGVDAERIDVVPNGTPPVTGPALPRTPHPSLLVLGRLVPHKRVEIALRTVAELVAELPDLELVVAGQGWWEQPLRELAESLGIAGHVRFTGFISEEEKHAALSSAWIALTPSLKEGWGLTIVEAAARSTPTVAFRYAGGVAEAMVDTETGLLVDDEAEFTAVVRELLADDVRRKAMGEAALVHASRFTWTATGARFARLVTRVAARR
- the nudC gene encoding NAD(+) diphosphatase; its protein translation is MRADEAVLAYGGGWLDRAGGVRTDPERVAVLLADPASTLLPLWRDRCLVAGDVPVRLAGDPAAKALAVADETVFLGMDEGSAVFAVDLSGLPEAAAVEVAEASAAVDVRALVGRLDPAGAAVQAYARGLLHWHRQQRFCGTCGASTVARGGGHVRSCARADCGRLLFPRIEPAVIVLIEAPGAPERCLLARHAGAPEGAYSTLAGFVEVGESLEDAVRREMAEEAGVTLTDVAYVGSQAWPFPAGLMVGFRATAASEQVRVDGEELLEARWFTRDELRERAAAGRPLGRPDSIDHHLLHSWLAAGP